In Desulfonatronum thiosulfatophilum, the following are encoded in one genomic region:
- the glyQ gene encoding glycine--tRNA ligase subunit alpha, which yields MYFQDIIFTLQTYWGQRGCVIQQPYDVEVGAGTFNPATFLRVIGPEPWNVAYVEPSRRPTDGRYGENPNRLQHYYQFQVIMKPSPDNIQEMYLESLGALGIRADEHDIRFVEDDWESPTLGAWGLGWEVWLNGMEVTQFTYFQQVGGIDLKPVSVEITYGLERLAMYLQEKESVYDLQWNRAVTYGQVHHQGEVEHSRYNFELSDAAMLSQLFDMYEAESTRLGEAGQPWPAYDYCLKCSHTFNMLDARGAISITERTGYITRVRKLASRVARLYAAQREELGFPMLSGGAS from the coding sequence ATGTACTTTCAAGACATTATTTTCACGCTGCAGACGTATTGGGGGCAGCGGGGGTGCGTCATTCAACAGCCTTACGATGTGGAAGTGGGGGCGGGAACCTTCAATCCGGCCACCTTCCTGCGGGTGATCGGGCCGGAGCCGTGGAACGTGGCGTATGTGGAACCGTCCCGCAGGCCCACGGACGGCCGGTACGGCGAAAACCCGAACCGTCTGCAGCACTACTACCAGTTCCAGGTGATCATGAAACCCTCTCCGGACAATATTCAGGAGATGTACCTGGAGAGCTTGGGCGCACTGGGCATCCGCGCGGACGAACATGACATCCGTTTCGTGGAGGACGACTGGGAATCGCCGACCCTGGGCGCCTGGGGGCTGGGCTGGGAAGTCTGGTTGAACGGGATGGAAGTCACGCAGTTCACCTATTTTCAGCAGGTCGGCGGCATTGACCTGAAACCCGTCAGTGTGGAGATCACCTATGGCCTGGAGCGACTGGCCATGTACCTCCAGGAAAAGGAATCGGTCTACGATCTGCAATGGAACCGCGCCGTCACCTACGGGCAGGTCCATCATCAGGGTGAAGTGGAGCATTCCCGGTACAACTTTGAACTCAGTGATGCCGCCATGCTCTCGCAACTTTTCGACATGTACGAGGCGGAAAGCACGCGCCTGGGCGAAGCCGGACAGCCCTGGCCGGCTTATGACTACTGCCTGAAATGCTCGCATACGTTCAACATGCTGGATGCCCGCGGGGCCATTTCCATCACCGAACGCACCGGATACATCACTCGCGTCCGCAAGCTGGCCTCCCGGGTCGCCCGGTTGTATGCGGCCCAGCGTGAAGAACTGGGCTTTCCAATGCTTTCCGGGGGTGCATCATGA
- the recO gene encoding DNA repair protein RecO: protein MQQEWTGEGLIFKVGRFREIDCWVRFFSPTFGLTTAMAFGGSRSRRRFCGCLDALNSVLFKVRFFPAKGCCTLEEATLLRMFPRLRQDAARTGLAANCLSFLQALRITPEEAPVVYALLMETLEVLDQAENVSPVFLQLFRARICFDHGYAPELETCAVCGREQPEQTGKRLTLALDKGRICCARCVPGAGRNLEIGPETQVILGSLSTSRPGQWVLIPMSAATRGEIFQVVDGYVRHHLGLRWSHGRFVAA from the coding sequence GTGCAGCAGGAGTGGACCGGCGAAGGTTTGATATTCAAGGTAGGGCGGTTTCGGGAGATCGATTGCTGGGTGCGTTTCTTCTCGCCGACATTCGGCTTGACCACGGCCATGGCCTTCGGCGGTTCTCGAAGCCGTCGCCGTTTTTGCGGTTGCCTCGATGCCTTGAACAGCGTGCTGTTCAAGGTTCGCTTTTTCCCGGCCAAGGGATGCTGTACCCTGGAAGAAGCGACGTTGCTGCGCATGTTCCCCCGTCTGCGTCAGGATGCCGCCCGGACCGGCCTGGCCGCGAATTGTTTGAGTTTCTTGCAGGCTCTGCGCATCACGCCGGAAGAGGCTCCGGTTGTGTACGCACTTCTGATGGAGACCCTGGAGGTCCTGGATCAGGCCGAGAATGTTTCGCCGGTATTTTTGCAACTGTTTCGAGCCAGGATCTGCTTTGATCACGGTTATGCGCCGGAGCTGGAAACTTGCGCCGTGTGCGGCCGCGAACAGCCGGAGCAAACAGGAAAGCGGTTGACCCTGGCCCTGGACAAAGGGCGAATTTGCTGCGCACGATGTGTCCCCGGAGCGGGTCGTAATCTGGAAATCGGCCCGGAAACCCAGGTCATTTTGGGAAGTCTTTCCACCAGCCGACCCGGCCAGTGGGTCCTGATTCCCATGTCTGCGGCCACGCGGGGTGAAATTTTTCAGGTTGTGGACGGCTATGTACGGCACCATCTCGGCCTGCGCTGGAGCCACGGGCGTTTTGTCGCGGCATAG
- a CDS encoding helix-turn-helix domain-containing protein, with translation MNLKELGKMLKDERLRQGLEISEVMERTKISRMNLEAIEEGNENALPHPVYAKGFVKNYAKFLGMDADKMGNALARIYIAEDDLDYDDLALADTEKLPPVNHGLPRVVSYLIVLLLLVFIGAGAAWFFQDNLRSVFQSEAPDTPPAFAPSEEQFPSEGPMSDMDSRDDAFSPEAGFEPAPLASPFPSLTEETGREALEDETLPELHSEVANGLENSSPMPEGNPSPAVQAEAPQSAPAAPREPEPVQSPEPEQSAEPASPAAPQQAVMAPAGVEKTLEIRAHENCWLSAQADANRPREAFLRPGERFVIAFANNLELRLGNAGGVSLYLDGKPWPLSARSGEVMVVRFP, from the coding sequence ATGAATTTGAAAGAATTGGGTAAAATGTTGAAAGACGAGCGGCTGCGCCAGGGTCTGGAAATTTCCGAGGTCATGGAAAGAACCAAGATCAGTCGCATGAATCTGGAGGCCATTGAAGAGGGCAATGAAAATGCTCTGCCTCATCCCGTGTACGCCAAGGGATTCGTGAAGAATTACGCCAAATTCCTGGGAATGGACGCGGACAAGATGGGAAACGCCCTGGCCCGAATATATATTGCCGAGGATGATTTGGACTACGATGATCTGGCCTTGGCCGATACCGAGAAACTGCCGCCGGTCAATCATGGATTGCCGCGGGTCGTCAGTTATCTGATTGTCCTGCTCTTGCTGGTTTTTATCGGTGCCGGAGCAGCCTGGTTTTTTCAGGACAATCTGCGGTCGGTATTCCAGAGCGAGGCTCCGGACACACCGCCGGCTTTCGCGCCTTCCGAAGAACAATTTCCCAGCGAAGGCCCGATGTCCGATATGGACAGCCGGGATGATGCCTTCAGTCCCGAAGCGGGTTTTGAACCTGCTCCCCTGGCTTCTCCGTTTCCATCCCTGACCGAAGAAACCGGCCGAGAAGCCCTGGAAGACGAAACCCTGCCCGAGCTGCACTCCGAGGTAGCCAACGGTCTCGAGAATTCGTCCCCCATGCCGGAGGGGAATCCGTCACCCGCGGTCCAGGCCGAGGCGCCGCAGAGCGCTCCAGCCGCACCTCGTGAACCGGAACCGGTGCAAAGTCCGGAGCCGGAGCAAAGCGCGGAACCGGCGAGTCCGGCCGCTCCGCAACAGGCCGTCATGGCCCCTGCCGGGGTTGAAAAGACCCTGGAGATCAGGGCTCATGAAAACTGCTGGCTTTCAGCGCAGGCTGACGCCAACCGTCCCCGAGAGGCATTTTTGCGGCCCGGCGAACGATTCGTGATTGCCTTTGCAAACAACCTGGAATTACGACTTGGCAACGCCGGCGGCGTCTCCCTGTACCTTGACGGAAAGCCTTGGCCCTTGTCCGCGCGGTCCGGCGAGGTGATGGTGGTGCGATTTCCCTGA
- a CDS encoding SurA N-terminal domain-containing protein, translating to MTIIGFVFCVSPVLAGNVVDRIVAVVNGEVITLFELNQRFRPVVEQFQGRELQDEERRALLDGKRQLLDRMVEEVLMRQEAERLEMQVTDLEVQTQIRQIREQLGASESQFLEYLTLQGLTKDQYERRLREEMLRHRLLGFMIRRKVVVTSDEIRAYYENNKDDFAQQRQVRLGLILFASHAEAEEVQARLNAGTITFSDAAREYSRGPGAEQGGDMGLLAWRDLAADWRSALQPLRKGEISSIIRIQDRAAILKLMDEEPGEIKPLAAVEDQIREILMEPRLEERYENYMAGLRNRALIDIRL from the coding sequence ATGACGATTATCGGATTTGTTTTCTGCGTCTCTCCGGTTCTGGCCGGGAATGTGGTGGACAGGATCGTGGCGGTGGTCAATGGTGAGGTCATTACGCTTTTTGAACTGAATCAGCGATTTCGTCCGGTGGTGGAGCAGTTTCAGGGACGCGAACTTCAGGACGAGGAAAGACGTGCTTTGCTGGACGGCAAGCGGCAGTTGCTGGACAGGATGGTCGAGGAAGTGCTGATGCGGCAGGAAGCGGAGCGTCTGGAGATGCAGGTCACGGACCTGGAGGTGCAGACCCAGATCCGTCAGATTCGCGAACAGTTGGGGGCGAGCGAAAGCCAGTTCCTGGAATATCTGACCCTCCAGGGATTGACCAAGGACCAGTATGAACGTCGATTGCGCGAGGAAATGCTCCGGCATCGTCTGCTGGGTTTCATGATTCGGCGCAAGGTGGTTGTCACCTCGGACGAGATTCGCGCCTACTACGAAAACAACAAGGATGACTTTGCCCAGCAGCGGCAGGTCCGTCTGGGCCTGATTCTGTTTGCTTCCCACGCCGAGGCTGAAGAGGTGCAGGCAAGACTCAATGCCGGTACGATCACGTTTTCCGATGCGGCACGGGAATATTCCCGAGGGCCGGGAGCGGAACAGGGCGGCGACATGGGCCTGCTGGCATGGCGTGATCTGGCGGCGGACTGGCGCAGTGCCCTGCAACCGCTCCGGAAAGGCGAGATCTCTTCCATCATACGCATTCAAGATCGCGCAGCCATCCTCAAGCTGATGGATGAAGAGCCTGGAGAGATAAAGCCTCTGGCCGCTGTCGAGGATCAGATTCGGGAGATCCTGATGGAACCGCGGCTGGAAGAACGTTATGAAAATTACATGGCGGGACTGCGAAATCGAGCCTTGATTGACATTCGCCTCTAG